A region of Arabidopsis thaliana chromosome 5, partial sequence DNA encodes the following proteins:
- the PDF1.2 gene encoding plant defensin 1.2 (plant defensin 1.2 (PDF1.2); FUNCTIONS IN: molecular_function unknown; INVOLVED IN: response to ethylene stimulus, response to jasmonic acid stimulus, jasmonic acid and ethylene-dependent systemic resistance, defense response, response to insect; LOCATED IN: endomembrane system, cell wall; EXPRESSED IN: 13 plant structures; EXPRESSED DURING: 8 growth stages; CONTAINS InterPro DOMAIN/s: Gamma thionin (InterPro:IPR008176), Knottin (InterPro:IPR003614); BEST Arabidopsis thaliana protein match is: plant defensin 1.2b (TAIR:AT2G26020.1); Has 182 Blast hits to 182 proteins in 41 species: Archae - 0; Bacteria - 0; Metazoa - 0; Fungi - 0; Plants - 181; Viruses - 0; Other Eukaryotes - 1 (source: NCBI BLink).): MAKFASIITLIFAALVLFAAFDAPAMVEAQKLCEKPSGTWSGVCGNSNACKNQCINLEGAKHGSCNYVFPAHKCICYVPC, encoded by the exons ATGGCTAAGTTTGCTTCCATCATCACCCTTATCTTCGCTGCTCTTGTTCTCTTTGCTGCTTTCG ACGCACCGGCAATGGTGGAAGCACAGAAGTTGTGCGAGAAGCCAAGTGGGACATGGTCAGGGGTTTGCGGAAACAGTAATGCATGCAAGAATCAGTGCATTAACCTTGAAGGAGCCAAACATGGATCATGCAACTATGTCTTCCCAGCACACAAGTGTATCTGTTACGTCCCATGTTAA
- the PDF1.2c gene encoding plant defensin 1.2C (plant defensin 1.2C (PDF1.2c); FUNCTIONS IN: molecular_function unknown; INVOLVED IN: defense response; LOCATED IN: endomembrane system, cell wall; CONTAINS InterPro DOMAIN/s: Gamma thionin (InterPro:IPR008176), Knottin (InterPro:IPR003614); BEST Arabidopsis thaliana protein match is: plant defensin 1.3 (TAIR:AT2G26010.1); Has 191 Blast hits to 191 proteins in 44 species: Archae - 0; Bacteria - 0; Metazoa - 0; Fungi - 0; Plants - 190; Viruses - 0; Other Eukaryotes - 1 (source: NCBI BLink).) has protein sequence MAKSATIITFLFAALVLFAAFEAPTMVEAQKLCEKPSGTWSGVCGNSNACKNQCINLEGAKHGSCNYVFPAHKCICYVPC, from the exons ATGGCTAAGTCTGCTACCATCATCACCTTCCTTTTCGCTGCTCTTGTTCTCTTTGCTGCTTTTG aAGCACCAACAATGGTGGAAGCACAGAAGTTGTGCGAGAAGCCAAGTGGGACATGGTCAGGCGTTTGCGGAAACAGTAATGCATGCAAGAATCAGTGCATTAACCTTGAGGGAGCAAAACATGGATCTTGCAACTATGTCTTCCCAGCTCACAAATGTATCTGTTACGTCCCATGTTAA
- a CDS encoding FAD-binding Berberine family protein (FAD-binding Berberine family protein; FUNCTIONS IN: electron carrier activity, oxidoreductase activity, FAD binding, catalytic activity; LOCATED IN: endomembrane system; EXPRESSED IN: petal, embryo, sepal, pedicel, flower; EXPRESSED DURING: 4 anthesis, C globular stage, petal differentiation and expansion stage; CONTAINS InterPro DOMAIN/s: FAD-binding, type 2 (InterPro:IPR016166), Berberine/berberine-like (InterPro:IPR012951), FAD linked oxidase, N-terminal (InterPro:IPR006094); BEST Arabidopsis thaliana protein match is: FAD-binding Berberine family protein (TAIR:AT5G44410.1); Has 5428 Blast hits to 5278 proteins in 865 species: Archae - 39; Bacteria - 2703; Metazoa - 4; Fungi - 1714; Plants - 701; Viruses - 0; Other Eukaryotes - 267 (source: NCBI BLink).), with product MEFSSFLFTILLFSLNISPLVSAHGSNHEDFLKCLSYRMNDNTVEPKVIHTSKDSSFFSILDSSIQNPRFSVSETPKPVSIITPVKASDVQTVIRCAQLHGIHVRTRSAGHCYEGLSYIAYNKPFAVIDLRNLRSISLDVDNRTGWVQTGATAGELYYEIGKTTKSLAFPAGIHPTVGVGGQFSGGGYGTLLRKYGLAADNIIDALVVDASGRILDRQAMGEDYFWAIRGGGGSSFGVILSWKVKLVDVPSTITVFKVQKTSKKEAVRIIKKWQYAADKVPDDLFIRTTLERSNKNAVHALFTGLYIGPVNNLLALMEEKFPELGLEKEGCEEMSWIESVLWFADFPKGESLGVLTNRERTSLSFKGKDDFVQEPIPEAAIQEIWRRLEAPEARLGKIILTPFGGKMSEMAEYETPFPHRGGNLYEIQYVAYWREEEDKNKTETDKYLKWVDSVYEFMTPYVSKSPRGAYVNFKDMDLGMYLGKKKTKYEEGKSWGVKYFKNNFERLVRVKTRVDPTDFFCDEQSIPLVNKVT from the coding sequence ATGGAGTTCTCaagctttttgtttactattttaCTCTTTTCACTGAATATTTCTCCTCTTGTTTCAGCTCATGGCTCCAACCATGAAGACTTTCTTAAGTGTCTTTCTTACCGAATGAACGACAACACCGTCGAACCCAAAGTCATACACACTTCCAAAgactcttcctttttttccaTATTGGATTCTTCGATACAAAATCCAAGATTCTCGGTTTCCGAAACACCTAAACCGGTCTCAATCATCACTCCCGTTAAAGCCAGTGACGTTCAAACTGTGATCAGATGCGCACAGCTGCATGGAATTCATGTAAGGACTCGGAGCGCCGGTCACTGCTACGAAGGTCTCTCTTACATTGCGTACAACAAACCATTCGCTGTCATCGATTTAAGGAATCTTCGGTCTATATCATTAGACGTTGATAACCGGACAGGTTGGGTCCAAACCGGAGCAACGGCTGGGGAATTGTATTATGAGATTGGGAAAACCACCAAATCTCTTGCTTTCCCGGCCGGTATTCACCCAACCGTTGGTGTAGGCGGACAATTTAGCGGTGGTGGTTATGGCACATTGCTAAGGAAATACGGTTTAGCTGCGGATAACATAATCGATGCACTTGTGGTTGACGCGAGTGGGAGGATTCTTGACCGACAAGCAATGGGCGAGGATTACTTTTGGGCTATTCGTGGAGGGGGCGGATCAAGCTTCGGTGTTATACTATCGTGGAAGGTTAAATTAGTCGATGTTCCATCCACAATTACCGTGTTTAAAGTCCAGAAAACATCGAAGAAAGAGGCCGTTAGGATCATCAAGAAATGGCAATATGCTGCAGATAAGGTTCCTGATGATCTTTTCATTAGGACAACATTGGAGAGATCAAACAAGAACGCAGTACACGCTTTGTTCACTGGACTATATATTGGTCCGGTGAACAATCTATTGGCGTTGATGGAAGAAAAGTTTCCGGAACTAGGTCTTGAGAAAGAAGGTTGTGAAGAGATGAGTTGGATTGAGTCTGTACTCTGGTTTGCTGATTTCCCTAAAGGAGAATCTCTTGGTGTTCTCACGAATCGTGAGCGTACATCTCTATCTTTCAAAGGCAAAGATGATTTTGTCCAAGAACCGATACCCGAGGCTGCAATTCAAGAGATATGGAGGCGATTAGAAGCCCCCGAGGCTCGGCTTGGAAAGATCATATTAACTCCATTTGGTGGGAAAATGAGTGAAATGGCAGAGTACGAAACACCATTCCCACATCGAGGAGGGAATCTCTATGAGATTCAGTATGTGGCTTACtggagagaagaggaagacaagAACAAGACGGAGACAGATAAATATCTGAAATGGGTCGATAGCGTTTACGAATTTATGACTCCATATGTTTCGAAATCTCCAAGAGGAGCTTATGTCAATTTCAAGGATATGGATTTGGGTATGTATcttggaaagaagaagacaaagtaCGAGGAAGGAAAGAGTTGGGGAGTGAAGTATTTCAAGAACAATTTCGAGAGATTGGTGAGAGTGAAGACTAGGGTTGATCCAACAGATTTCTTCTGCGATGAACAGAGCATTCCTCTGGTGAACAAAGTTACCTGA
- a CDS encoding FAD-binding Berberine family protein produces MGNFFLRNFVLGKKKENKLCENSCQNLKVFLIFKILGFSFSTSKLCRVEKLFPYKITQSLHSQYYPPILEMEFSSFLFTILLFSLNISPLVSAHGSNHEDFLKCLSYRMNDNTVEPKVIHTSKDSSFFSILDSSIQNPRFSVSETPKPVSIITPVKASDVQTVIRCAQLHGIHVRTRSAGHCYEGLSYIAYNKPFAVIDLRNLRSISLDVDNRTGWVQTGATAGELYYEIGKTTKSLAFPAGIHPTVGVGGQFSGGGYGTLLRKYGLAADNIIDALVVDASGRILDRQAMGEDYFWAIRGGGGSSFGVILSWKVKLVDVPSTITVFKVQKTSKKEAVRIIKKWQYAADKVPDDLFIRTTLERSNKNAVHALFTGLYIGPVNNLLALMEEKFPELGLEKEGCEEMSWIESVLWFADFPKGESLGVLTNRERTSLSFKGKDDFVQEPIPEAAIQEIWRRLEAPEARLGKIILTPFGGKMSEMAEYETPFPHRGGNLYEIQYVAYWREEEDKNKTETDKYLKWVDSVYEFMTPYVSKSPRGAYVNFKDMDLGMYLGKKKTKYEEGKSWGVKYFKNNFERLVRVKTRVDPTDFFCDEQSIPLVNKVT; encoded by the coding sequence ATGGGAAACTTTTTCTTACGAAATTTCGTATtgggcaaaaaaaaagaaaacaaactttgtGAAAACTCTTGTCAAAACTtgaaagttttcttaatttttaaaattttagggttttctttctCGACGTCAAAACTCTGTAGGGTCGAAAAACTTTTTCCCTATAAAATCACTCAATCTTTACATTCTCAATACTATCCACCTATCTTAGAAATGGAGTTCTCaagctttttgtttactattttaCTCTTTTCACTGAATATTTCTCCTCTTGTTTCAGCTCATGGCTCCAACCATGAAGACTTTCTTAAGTGTCTTTCTTACCGAATGAACGACAACACCGTCGAACCCAAAGTCATACACACTTCCAAAgactcttcctttttttccaTATTGGATTCTTCGATACAAAATCCAAGATTCTCGGTTTCCGAAACACCTAAACCGGTCTCAATCATCACTCCCGTTAAAGCCAGTGACGTTCAAACTGTGATCAGATGCGCACAGCTGCATGGAATTCATGTAAGGACTCGGAGCGCCGGTCACTGCTACGAAGGTCTCTCTTACATTGCGTACAACAAACCATTCGCTGTCATCGATTTAAGGAATCTTCGGTCTATATCATTAGACGTTGATAACCGGACAGGTTGGGTCCAAACCGGAGCAACGGCTGGGGAATTGTATTATGAGATTGGGAAAACCACCAAATCTCTTGCTTTCCCGGCCGGTATTCACCCAACCGTTGGTGTAGGCGGACAATTTAGCGGTGGTGGTTATGGCACATTGCTAAGGAAATACGGTTTAGCTGCGGATAACATAATCGATGCACTTGTGGTTGACGCGAGTGGGAGGATTCTTGACCGACAAGCAATGGGCGAGGATTACTTTTGGGCTATTCGTGGAGGGGGCGGATCAAGCTTCGGTGTTATACTATCGTGGAAGGTTAAATTAGTCGATGTTCCATCCACAATTACCGTGTTTAAAGTCCAGAAAACATCGAAGAAAGAGGCCGTTAGGATCATCAAGAAATGGCAATATGCTGCAGATAAGGTTCCTGATGATCTTTTCATTAGGACAACATTGGAGAGATCAAACAAGAACGCAGTACACGCTTTGTTCACTGGACTATATATTGGTCCGGTGAACAATCTATTGGCGTTGATGGAAGAAAAGTTTCCGGAACTAGGTCTTGAGAAAGAAGGTTGTGAAGAGATGAGTTGGATTGAGTCTGTACTCTGGTTTGCTGATTTCCCTAAAGGAGAATCTCTTGGTGTTCTCACGAATCGTGAGCGTACATCTCTATCTTTCAAAGGCAAAGATGATTTTGTCCAAGAACCGATACCCGAGGCTGCAATTCAAGAGATATGGAGGCGATTAGAAGCCCCCGAGGCTCGGCTTGGAAAGATCATATTAACTCCATTTGGTGGGAAAATGAGTGAAATGGCAGAGTACGAAACACCATTCCCACATCGAGGAGGGAATCTCTATGAGATTCAGTATGTGGCTTACtggagagaagaggaagacaagAACAAGACGGAGACAGATAAATATCTGAAATGGGTCGATAGCGTTTACGAATTTATGACTCCATATGTTTCGAAATCTCCAAGAGGAGCTTATGTCAATTTCAAGGATATGGATTTGGGTATGTATcttggaaagaagaagacaaagtaCGAGGAAGGAAAGAGTTGGGGAGTGAAGTATTTCAAGAACAATTTCGAGAGATTGGTGAGAGTGAAGACTAGGGTTGATCCAACAGATTTCTTCTGCGATGAACAGAGCATTCCTCTGGTGAACAAAGTTACCTGA
- a CDS encoding alpha amino-terminal protein methyltransferase (methyltransferases; FUNCTIONS IN: methyltransferase activity; INVOLVED IN: biological_process unknown; LOCATED IN: chloroplast; EXPRESSED IN: 23 plant structures; EXPRESSED DURING: 13 growth stages; CONTAINS InterPro DOMAIN/s: Protein of unknown function DUF858, methyltransferase-like (InterPro:IPR008576); Has 501 Blast hits to 497 proteins in 206 species: Archae - 0; Bacteria - 15; Metazoa - 174; Fungi - 136; Plants - 83; Viruses - 0; Other Eukaryotes - 93 (source: NCBI BLink).) yields the protein MDICGVDSEGKEFNSVQEMWREEIGEGDETKKTQWYRDGVSYWEGVEASVDGVLGGYGHVNDADIIGSEVFLKTLLQERLVNNVGANQHLVALDCGSGIGRITKNLLIRYFNEVDLLEPVAQFLDAARENLASAGSETHKATNFFCVPLQEFTPAAGRYDVIWVQWCIGHLTDNDFVSFFNRAKGYLKPGGFFVVKENLAKNGFVLDKEDHSITRSDPYFKQLFRQCGLHLYRTKDQKGLPQELFAVKMYALTVDTPPKIHRTRSKTRSNRPQIIK from the exons ATGGATATTTGTGGCGTTGATTCCGAAGGGAAAGAGTTTAATAGCGTACAAGAGATGTGGAGAGAAGAAATTGGAGAAGGAGACGAAACTAAAAAAACCCAATGGTATAGAGATGGTGTTTCTTATTGGGAA GGTGTTGAAGCTTCTGTTGATGGAGTATTAGGAGGATATGGGCATGTGAATGATGCTGATATTATAGGAAGTGAGGTTTTTCTTAAGACTCTTTTGCAAGAAAGATTAGTTAACAATGTTGGAGCTAATCAGCATTTAGTAGCTCTTG ATTGTGGATCTGGTATTGGAAGAATCACTAAAAATCTTCTGATTCGATACTTTAACGAG GTTGATCTTCTTGAGCCTGTAGCACAATTTTTGGATGCAGCTCGTGAAAATTTGGCATCTGCAGGCTCTGAAACGCACAAAGCTACTAACTTTTTCTGTGTACCTCTTCAG GAGTTTACTCCAGCTGCTGGGAGGTATGATGTAATATGGGTTCAATGGTGCATTGGGCATCTCACGGACAAtgactttgtttctttctttaaccGCGCAAAG GGATACCTTAAACCTGGTGGGTTTTTCGTCGTGAAAGAGAATCTCGCTAAAAATG GATTTGTTTTGGATAAAGAGGATCATAGCATCACCAGATCGGATCCATACTTCAAACAGCTCTTTCGCCAATGTGGGTTACATCTCTATAGAACAAAG GATCAGAAAGGTCTTCCACAAGAGTTATTTGCTGTAAAAATGTATGCGTTAACGGTTGACACACCACCCAAAATCCACCGAACCAGGTCAAAAACTCGAAGCAACAGACCGCAGATTATCAAATGA
- a CDS encoding alpha amino-terminal protein methyltransferase, translating to MSSSLHSPFVSIGHFHCHHNNQNHISPPPSTTTTLASPPYRYQQRKEIRSVLTLSSNSMDICGVDSEGKEFNSVQEMWREEIGEGDETKKTQWYRDGVSYWEGVEASVDGVLGGYGHVNDADIIGSEVFLKTLLQERLVNNVGANQHLVALDCGSGIGRITKNLLIRYFNEVDLLEPVAQFLDAARENLASAGSETHKATNFFCVPLQEFTPAAGRYDVIWVQWCIGHLTDNDFVSFFNRAKGYLKPGGFFVVKENLAKNGSFSLSLSLSLLDSHFGILMI from the exons ATGTCGTCTTCTCTTCACAGCCCATTCGTTTCCATTGGTCACTTCCATTGCCACcacaacaaccaaaaccaTATCTCGCCGCCGCCGTCGACGACGACGACACTTGCTTCACCACCGTATCGCTATCAACAGAGGAAAGAGATAAGAAGCGTGTTAACTCTTTCTTCTAATTCCATGGATATTTGTGGCGTTGATTCCGAAGGGAAAGAGTTTAATAGCGTACAAGAGATGTGGAGAGAAGAAATTGGAGAAGGAGACGAAACTAAAAAAACCCAATGGTATAGAGATGGTGTTTCTTATTGGGAA GGTGTTGAAGCTTCTGTTGATGGAGTATTAGGAGGATATGGGCATGTGAATGATGCTGATATTATAGGAAGTGAGGTTTTTCTTAAGACTCTTTTGCAAGAAAGATTAGTTAACAATGTTGGAGCTAATCAGCATTTAGTAGCTCTTG ATTGTGGATCTGGTATTGGAAGAATCACTAAAAATCTTCTGATTCGATACTTTAACGAG GTTGATCTTCTTGAGCCTGTAGCACAATTTTTGGATGCAGCTCGTGAAAATTTGGCATCTGCAGGCTCTGAAACGCACAAAGCTACTAACTTTTTCTGTGTACCTCTTCAG GAGTTTACTCCAGCTGCTGGGAGGTATGATGTAATATGGGTTCAATGGTGCATTGGGCATCTCACGGACAAtgactttgtttctttctttaaccGCGCAAAG GGATACCTTAAACCTGGTGGGTTTTTCGTCGTGAAAGAGAATCTCGCTAAAAATGGTTCCTtttcgctctctctctctctctctcttttggaTTCTCACTTTGGTATTCTTATGATCTGA
- the CML43 gene encoding calmodulin like 43 (calmodulin like 43 (CML43); FUNCTIONS IN: calcium ion binding; INVOLVED IN: response to cadmium ion; EXPRESSED IN: root, cultured cell; CONTAINS InterPro DOMAIN/s: EF-Hand 1, calcium-binding site (InterPro:IPR018247), EF-HAND 2 (InterPro:IPR018249), EF-hand-like domain (InterPro:IPR011992), Calcium-binding EF-hand (InterPro:IPR002048), EF-hand (InterPro:IPR018248); BEST Arabidopsis thaliana protein match is: calmodulin like 42 (TAIR:AT4G20780.1); Has 15485 Blast hits to 11560 proteins in 1261 species: Archae - 1; Bacteria - 65; Metazoa - 6030; Fungi - 3167; Plants - 4134; Viruses - 0; Other Eukaryotes - 2088 (source: NCBI BLink).), with the protein MEINNEKKKLSRQSSSFRLRSPSLNALRLHRVFDLFDKNNDGFITVEELSQALSRLGLDADFSDLKSTVDSFIKPDKTGLRFDDFAALHKTLDESFFGGEGSCCDGSPESDLEEAFNVFDEDGDGFISAVELQKVLKKLGLPEAGEIEQVEKMIVSVDSNHDGRVDFFEFKNMMQTVVVPS; encoded by the coding sequence ATGGAGATCAAtaacgagaagaagaaactctcaagacaatcttcttccttcagACTACGAAGTCCAAGTCTAAACGCTCTTCGTCTCCACCGAGTCTTTGACCTATTCGACAAAAATAACGATGGATTCATAACCGTCGAAGAACTAAGTCAAGCACTCTCAAGACTCGGTCTCGACGCTGATTTCTCCGATCTCAAGTCAACAGTTGATTCTTTCATCAAACCGGACAAAACCGGACTCCGGTTCGATGACTTTGCTGCACTCCACAAAACCTTAGACGAATCTTTCTTTGGAGGAGAAGGAAGTTGCTGTGATGGGTCTCCGGAATCAGATCTTGAAGAAGCTTTTAATGTGTTCGATGAAGACGGAGATGGTTTTATCTCCGCTGTGGAATTGCAAAAGGTTTTGAAGAAGCTTGGATTACCTGAAGCAGGAGAGATTGAACAAGTGGAGAAGATGATTGTCTCTGTTGATAGTAATCATGATGGTCGCGTTGACTTTTTCGAATTCAAGAACATGATGCAAACTGTTGTTGTTCCTTCTTGA
- a CDS encoding ribonuclease H superfamily polynucleotidyl transferase (BEST Arabidopsis thaliana protein match is: Polynucleotidyl transferase, ribonuclease H-like superfamily protein (TAIR:AT3G23320.1); Has 74 Blast hits to 74 proteins in 2 species: Archae - 0; Bacteria - 0; Metazoa - 0; Fungi - 0; Plants - 74; Viruses - 0; Other Eukaryotes - 0 (source: NCBI BLink).) gives MIEVTEAVEQAVIDTREWIENIATSEQGTSGSGLGWIIRNSHGTFMECGMSKFQGRAPVEESECTALIWALQSSWNLGYIKIEFDGDNLSIIRLINGKAVNPRLRHYL, from the exons ATGATCGAAGTAACGGAAGCTGTAGAACAAGCCGTTATTGACACAAGAGAATGGATTGAAAACATTGCTACTTCGGAACAAG GAACCAGTGGGTCTGGATTAGGGTGGATAATCCGCAACTCACATGGGACTTTCATGGAATGCGGTATGAGTAAATTCCAAGGTAGGGCACCGGTTGAAGAATCGGAATGTACGGCTCTGATATGGGCACTCCAATCATCATGGAACCTAGGTTACATAAAGATCGAGTTTGATGGGGACAACCTCTCTATCATCCGGCTAATCAACGGCAAAGCTGTAAATCCTCGACTTCGACATTACCTTTGA